One genomic region from Streptomyces sp. NBC_00582 encodes:
- a CDS encoding HAD hydrolase-like protein produces MKPPTCLLLDLDGTLLDSAPGVIAGAARALRSVGAPVPDATALRAFVGPPMYDSFRHVVGLDEPTARAALVAYRAEYARHGASAAAPYDGIRELLDALARRGLPMGVATSKVEDQAELMTRRFGLAPRLPAVCGVSDAAGRTTKRQVIRACLARLRARGADVRRPLMVGDRAYDIESAAAEGIPAVHVRWGYGGPAESAGAVASVTAPAQLTDLLDTADEEAAEREDVPS; encoded by the coding sequence GTGAAGCCGCCCACCTGTCTGCTCCTCGACCTCGACGGCACCCTGCTGGACTCCGCCCCCGGTGTGATCGCCGGCGCGGCCCGCGCCCTGCGGTCCGTCGGGGCCCCGGTCCCCGACGCGACCGCCCTGCGTGCCTTCGTCGGCCCGCCGATGTACGACAGCTTCCGGCACGTGGTCGGCCTCGACGAGCCCACCGCACGGGCCGCCCTCGTCGCCTACCGCGCCGAGTACGCCCGCCACGGAGCGTCGGCCGCGGCCCCGTACGACGGGATCCGCGAGCTGCTCGACGCCCTGGCCCGGCGTGGACTGCCGATGGGGGTCGCGACCTCCAAGGTCGAGGACCAGGCCGAGCTCATGACCCGCCGCTTCGGTCTCGCGCCCCGGCTGCCGGCCGTCTGCGGGGTCTCCGACGCGGCCGGCCGTACGACGAAACGGCAGGTGATCCGCGCGTGCCTGGCCCGGCTGCGGGCGCGCGGCGCGGACGTCCGCCGGCCGCTCATGGTCGGCGACCGCGCCTACGACATCGAGAGCGCCGCCGCCGAGGGGATCCCCGCCGTGCATGTGCGGTGGGGGTACGGAGGCCCGGCGGAGTCGGCCGGCGCGGTCGCCTCCGTCACCGCACCGGCCCAACTGACCGACCTGCTGGACACCGCGGACGAGGAAGCCGCCGAGAGAGAGGACGTACCGTCATGA
- a CDS encoding amino acid permease gives MSVSASASAVPENPPAADSAPQPPSDGLRRTMRSRHLVMIAMGGVIGSGLFLSSGFTVSQAGPLGAVLAYLVGAFVVWLVMACLGELAVAYPVSGAFHIYASRSIGPATGFTTAWLYWLTWAVALGSEFTACGLLMQRWFPSVGVWVWCVVFAAVVFAVNAFSARVFGETEYWFSLVKVVAVVALIVLGGAALLGFHPLASGGSHPFLLQNFDTPDGLFPNGFSGVLVTVLAAFYAFSGSELIGVAAGETEDPATAVPKALRVTVVRLLVFFVGAITVIAATIPYDTVGLDESPFVTVFASVGIPYAADVMNFVIITALLSAGNSGLYSCARMLFSLAEEKQAPQALRGLSRRGIPLIALSLSMLGGLASLVSSVTAPETVYLVLVSIAGFAAVGVWMSIAASQLMHRRAFLRGGGDPRTLAYRTPFHPVVPLLALTLCVASLIGIALDPAQATALYFGVPFVAGCYLYHWLRFGRHRTSGATA, from the coding sequence ATGTCTGTCTCAGCCTCCGCCTCAGCCGTACCGGAGAACCCCCCGGCCGCCGACTCCGCTCCCCAGCCGCCCTCCGACGGTCTGCGCCGCACCATGCGCTCCCGGCATCTCGTGATGATCGCGATGGGCGGTGTGATCGGCTCCGGGCTCTTCCTCAGCTCCGGATTCACCGTCTCCCAGGCCGGCCCCCTGGGCGCCGTCCTCGCCTACCTCGTGGGCGCCTTCGTCGTCTGGCTGGTGATGGCCTGCCTCGGGGAACTCGCCGTGGCCTACCCTGTCTCCGGCGCCTTCCACATCTACGCCTCCCGCTCGATCGGCCCCGCCACCGGCTTCACCACCGCCTGGCTGTACTGGCTGACCTGGGCCGTCGCCCTCGGCTCCGAGTTCACGGCGTGCGGGCTGCTGATGCAGCGCTGGTTCCCCTCCGTCGGCGTCTGGGTGTGGTGCGTGGTCTTCGCCGCCGTCGTCTTCGCGGTGAACGCCTTCTCGGCCCGCGTCTTCGGCGAGACCGAGTACTGGTTCTCCCTGGTCAAGGTGGTCGCCGTGGTCGCCCTCATCGTGCTCGGCGGCGCGGCCCTGCTCGGCTTCCACCCGCTGGCCTCGGGCGGCTCCCACCCCTTCCTCCTGCAGAACTTCGACACCCCGGACGGCCTGTTCCCCAACGGCTTCTCCGGCGTCCTCGTCACCGTGCTGGCCGCCTTCTACGCCTTCTCCGGCTCCGAACTGATCGGCGTCGCCGCCGGGGAGACCGAGGACCCGGCCACCGCCGTCCCCAAGGCGCTGCGGGTAACCGTCGTCCGGCTGCTGGTCTTCTTCGTCGGCGCCATCACGGTGATCGCCGCGACCATCCCGTACGACACGGTCGGACTGGACGAGAGCCCGTTCGTCACCGTCTTCGCCTCCGTCGGCATCCCCTACGCCGCGGACGTCATGAACTTCGTGATCATCACGGCGCTGCTGTCCGCCGGCAACAGCGGTCTGTACTCCTGCGCCCGGATGCTGTTCTCCCTCGCCGAGGAGAAGCAGGCCCCGCAGGCACTGCGCGGGCTCAGCCGGCGCGGCATCCCGCTCATCGCCCTGTCGCTCAGCATGCTCGGCGGTCTGGCCTCCCTGGTGAGCAGTGTGACGGCGCCCGAGACGGTCTACCTGGTCCTGGTGTCGATCGCCGGGTTCGCCGCGGTCGGGGTGTGGATGTCCATCGCCGCCTCCCAGCTGATGCACCGGCGGGCGTTCCTGCGCGGCGGCGGCGATCCGCGGACCCTCGCCTACCGCACCCCGTTCCACCCGGTCGTCCCGCTCCTCGCCCTCACCCTGTGCGTGGCCTCGCTCATCGGCATCGCACTGGACCCGGCCCAGGCCACGGCGCTGTACTTCGGCGTCCCGTTCGTGGCGGGCTGCTACCTCTACCACTGGCTGCGCTTCGGCCGGCACCGCACGTCCGGGGCCACCGCGTGA